The Methanolacinia petrolearia DSM 11571 genome has a segment encoding these proteins:
- a CDS encoding FecCD family ABC transporter permease: MTETTRLKRLLEHFDYIDVPEFSDYRKIIMLLVIAGILFITAITAVVLGAYDITIPQVYRTILTHITFGDVSNLEKLHNTIVWDIRVPRILLTIFVGGALAIAGAVFQGVFRNPLVEPYILGVSSGAAFGAALGIVFPAIFFSTQLSAFAFGSLAVVLAYMLARVRGETPIVTLILAGVIIGSIFSALVSLLKYISDDTALREIVFWLMGGFYYATWSDIWMIAPVVIIGFLILWALGWKLNILSMGDDEARTLGVNPEKYKFIVVAIATAITAFAVSLVGIIAWVGLMMPHASRMILGPDNRFIIPASFMMGGIYLIICDTLARTVTSAEIPVGIIASILGAPYLCYLLRNKGRVIFG; this comes from the coding sequence ATGACCGAAACAACCAGGCTGAAGAGATTACTCGAACATTTTGATTATATCGACGTTCCTGAATTTTCAGATTACAGAAAAATAATAATGCTTCTTGTAATTGCAGGAATCCTTTTTATAACCGCCATAACGGCTGTGGTTCTGGGAGCATACGACATCACAATTCCGCAGGTCTACAGGACCATACTAACTCATATTACATTCGGAGACGTCTCGAATCTCGAAAAACTGCATAATACGATAGTATGGGACATCAGAGTGCCCAGAATCCTGCTGACAATATTTGTCGGCGGGGCACTTGCGATTGCAGGTGCGGTCTTTCAGGGAGTCTTCAGGAATCCTCTCGTTGAGCCGTACATCCTCGGCGTATCGTCCGGTGCCGCTTTCGGTGCTGCGCTCGGGATAGTCTTTCCCGCAATTTTCTTCTCGACCCAGCTCTCCGCATTCGCTTTTGGATCACTTGCGGTCGTACTTGCCTACATGCTTGCCCGTGTCAGGGGAGAGACACCAATTGTGACACTGATACTTGCCGGAGTCATCATAGGCTCGATATTCTCCGCACTCGTTTCACTTTTAAAATATATCTCAGACGATACCGCCTTAAGAGAAATTGTATTCTGGCTTATGGGAGGGTTCTATTATGCGACATGGAGCGACATCTGGATGATAGCTCCTGTTGTTATAATTGGATTTCTGATATTATGGGCACTGGGGTGGAAACTCAATATTCTCTCCATGGGGGATGATGAAGCAAGAACACTCGGAGTGAATCCTGAAAAATACAAGTTCATAGTAGTGGCAATCGCGACCGCAATCACCGCCTTTGCAGTATCGCTCGTAGGAATTATTGCATGGGTAGGTCTTATGATGCCGCATGCATCGAGGATGATCCTCGGCCCGGACAACCGCTTCATAATCCCCGCCTCATTCATGATGGGCGGAATATACCTCATAATATGTGATACGCTTGCAAGAACAGTGACCAGTGCGGAGATCCCGGTCGGAATTATTGCATCGATTCTCGGCGCCCCATACCTCTGCTATCTGCTGAGAAACAAAGGGAGAGTAATATTCGGGTGA
- a CDS encoding ABC transporter substrate-binding protein: MKTQTFRNLALILVISFIIIFSAGCVSEDQSADGNESDVSDSGYRTVVDSRGVEVEIPEDIERVVTVSDGLVEGVMYSLGVEDTLVGLGSACIGKDWTYSYPTDDGTYVNGSGGCNVMQVLYPEIKELPLAMQSGAAMNYETLSSLDPDVVIIRLGSCSIQEKDSETAQKTIETIESLGIPLVVLYSPDCYSDPSLSQISDEIEIIGDIFGKKEQAAEIAEYLESQVKLIEERTSDIAEDDKPSVLMFGLSATHRAQGGAGVVQGLGTTESYMIEDVVNAKNAYQVDAGSFQLVNTEQVLALDPDVIVLCTAWGYHPPGELYNATYYSALRELTAVKNGRVMSLPWTPCNCAKRLEYPIDVMVIAKAAYPELFEDIELEEWLIDFYMNVYGVDQATAEELLYAQWMEWCIEE, from the coding sequence ATGAAGACGCAGACTTTTCGGAACCTGGCACTTATTCTCGTTATTTCATTTATCATTATCTTCTCCGCAGGCTGCGTCTCTGAAGATCAGTCAGCGGATGGAAATGAATCAGATGTATCCGATTCCGGTTACAGAACGGTTGTCGATTCAAGGGGCGTTGAGGTTGAAATACCTGAAGATATCGAAAGAGTCGTTACAGTATCAGACGGACTTGTTGAAGGGGTAATGTATTCCCTGGGGGTTGAGGATACTCTTGTAGGGTTGGGATCGGCATGTATCGGTAAAGACTGGACATACTCCTACCCGACAGACGACGGAACCTATGTCAACGGCTCCGGGGGATGCAATGTTATGCAGGTGCTGTACCCGGAGATAAAAGAACTTCCGCTCGCAATGCAGTCGGGCGCGGCAATGAATTATGAAACATTGTCGTCACTGGACCCCGATGTAGTAATCATCAGGCTCGGGAGCTGTTCTATTCAGGAAAAAGACAGTGAAACGGCACAGAAAACAATAGAGACAATCGAATCGCTTGGAATACCCCTCGTAGTGCTTTACAGCCCGGACTGCTACAGCGATCCCTCCCTCTCGCAGATCTCTGACGAGATAGAGATAATAGGCGATATATTCGGCAAGAAAGAACAAGCTGCAGAGATCGCAGAATATCTCGAATCGCAGGTGAAACTTATTGAAGAGCGCACCTCGGATATTGCCGAAGATGATAAACCATCTGTCCTTATGTTCGGCCTTTCCGCAACACACCGTGCGCAGGGAGGTGCAGGAGTCGTGCAGGGCCTCGGGACTACGGAATCCTACATGATAGAGGATGTGGTCAATGCCAAAAACGCATATCAGGTTGACGCCGGCTCGTTTCAGCTCGTCAACACCGAACAGGTACTTGCCCTCGATCCCGATGTAATTGTACTCTGTACTGCATGGGGGTACCATCCGCCTGGTGAACTGTACAACGCAACATATTATTCAGCACTAAGGGAACTTACGGCTGTTAAAAACGGACGGGTAATGTCTCTACCATGGACACCATGCAACTGTGCAAAAAGGCTGGAATACCCGATCGATGTGATGGTTATTGCAAAAGCGGCATATCCCGAACTATTCGAGGACATCGAGCTTGAAGAATGGCTCATTGATTTCTACATGAACGTCTACGGCGTCGATCAGGCTACGGCAGAAGAACTTCTCTATGCACAATGGATGGAATGGTGTATCGAAGAATGA
- a CDS encoding ABC transporter substrate-binding protein — protein MSKRKHSLILLLILLAVIIAASGCTEDASNSYESDLDNTSGYKTVTDMRGVEVTVPEDPQRVVAMSRSLIDTAMYIFGKEDRIVGCSVEKTATDQGTYVYNGTDYTVNTWIGQILNPELLNTTNVGGFAGPYGEPNAETIAKLDPDLFILRDMGEQDENTEKFIEQLDSMGIPVVVLKYPSCYENPDAETIYDEVMLLGEVFGEEEEAERIVETMRSRIDFITERTGNISEKEKVNVLYFGAPTNAFDKGGVGYAFGNGTIELALMEKIVNANNVYKDNGRNLISSEQLISLDPDKIILSTWSGYHPPRQLYDEELYGNIQEMRAIKSGEVYSLAATPCKSERLEFPVNVMIAAKAIYPERFEDIDLETWIREYIVELYGTDEETTNDIMNAFMLEYLEIT, from the coding sequence ATGTCAAAGAGAAAGCACTCACTAATTCTACTATTAATCCTGTTGGCAGTCATTATAGCTGCATCAGGCTGTACCGAAGATGCAAGCAACTCATACGAATCTGATTTGGATAACACTTCAGGATACAAAACCGTCACCGACATGAGGGGAGTCGAAGTTACAGTACCCGAAGATCCGCAAAGAGTGGTGGCAATGAGCCGTTCTCTAATCGACACCGCCATGTACATATTCGGAAAGGAAGACAGAATCGTAGGATGCAGCGTAGAAAAGACGGCAACAGATCAGGGAACCTATGTATATAACGGAACCGATTACACGGTCAACACCTGGATCGGCCAGATCCTTAATCCCGAGCTGCTTAACACTACAAATGTGGGCGGATTCGCGGGTCCTTACGGAGAGCCTAATGCCGAAACAATTGCCAAACTGGACCCGGACCTCTTTATCCTGAGAGACATGGGAGAGCAGGATGAGAATACAGAAAAATTCATCGAACAACTGGACTCCATGGGAATACCGGTCGTCGTCCTTAAGTATCCGTCGTGCTATGAAAATCCCGATGCAGAAACCATTTATGATGAAGTAATGCTTCTCGGCGAGGTCTTCGGAGAAGAAGAAGAGGCCGAAAGGATCGTAGAAACGATGCGTTCAAGAATCGACTTCATCACCGAAAGAACAGGCAATATCTCAGAAAAAGAGAAGGTAAACGTCCTTTACTTCGGTGCTCCGACAAATGCCTTTGATAAGGGAGGAGTAGGATATGCATTCGGAAACGGTACAATAGAGCTTGCTTTAATGGAAAAGATAGTGAATGCAAACAATGTTTACAAAGACAACGGCAGAAACCTGATCTCATCCGAACAGCTGATCTCGCTTGACCCCGACAAGATCATCCTGTCTACATGGAGCGGATACCATCCTCCAAGACAGTTGTATGATGAAGAACTATACGGGAACATACAGGAGATGAGAGCTATAAAATCAGGTGAGGTCTACTCGCTTGCAGCAACACCCTGCAAATCGGAAAGACTCGAATTTCCTGTCAACGTTATGATAGCCGCAAAGGCCATATATCCTGAAAGATTCGAGGATATTGATCTTGAGACCTGGATACGCGAATATATAGTAGAACTATACGGCACCGATGAAGAAACAACCAATGATATAATGAACGCATTTATGCTTGAGTATCTTGAGATCACCTGA
- a CDS encoding ABC transporter substrate-binding protein → MKKMTFRNLALILVISFIIIFSAGCVSEDQSADGNESDVSDSGYRTVVDSRGVKVEIPEDIERVVTVSDGLVEGVMYSLGVEDTIVGLGSTCIAIEKTYSYPVDDGTCVNGSGGSSIQLVLDPDINEVPLVMEYGVAMNYETLSSLDPDVVIIRLGSCSIQEKDSETAQKTIETIESLGIPLVVLYSPNCYSDQSLSHISDEIEIIGDVFGKKEQAAEIAEYLESQVGLVEERTSDIAENEKPSVLMFGLSATHRAQGGAGVVQGLGTTESYMIEDVVNAKNAYRSEGTWQIVNTEQVLALDPDVIVLCTAWGYHPMDELYNATYYSALSELTAVKNERVMSLPFMPCNCDKRLEYPIEVMVIAKAAYPELFEDIELEEWLIEFYMNVYGVDQATAEELLYAQWMEWCIEE, encoded by the coding sequence ATGAAGAAAATGACTTTTCGGAACCTGGCACTTATTCTCGTTATTTCATTTATCATTATCTTCTCCGCAGGCTGCGTCTCTGAAGATCAGTCAGCGGATGGAAATGAATCAGATGTATCCGATTCCGGTTACAGAACGGTTGTCGATTCAAGAGGCGTTAAGGTTGAAATACCTGAAGATATCGAAAGAGTCGTTACAGTATCAGACGGACTTGTTGAAGGGGTAATGTATTCCCTGGGCGTTGAGGATACTATTGTCGGATTAGGATCGACCTGTATCGCGATAGAGAAAACATATTCATATCCTGTAGACGACGGGACCTGTGTAAACGGCTCCGGGGGAAGTAGTATTCAGCTAGTGCTGGACCCGGATATAAATGAAGTCCCACTCGTAATGGAGTATGGTGTGGCAATGAATTACGAAACATTGTCGTCACTGGACCCCGATGTAGTAATCATCAGGCTCGGGAGCTGTTCTATTCAGGAAAAAGACAGTGAAACGGCACAGAAGACAATAGAAACCATCGAATCGCTCGGAATACCGCTCGTAGTGCTTTACAGCCCTAACTGCTACAGCGATCAGTCCCTCTCACATATCTCTGACGAGATAGAGATAATAGGCGATGTATTCGGCAAGAAAGAACAAGCCGCAGAGATCGCAGAATACCTCGAATCGCAGGTAGGACTTGTTGAAGAGCGCACCTCGGATATTGCCGAAAATGAAAAACCATCTGTCCTTATGTTCGGCCTTTCCGCAACACACCGTGCGCAGGGAGGTGCAGGAGTCGTGCAGGGCCTCGGGACTACGGAATCCTACATGATAGAGGATGTGGTCAATGCCAAAAACGCATACCGGAGTGAAGGCACATGGCAGATCGTCAACACCGAACAGGTACTGGCCCTCGATCCCGACGTTATTGTACTCTGTACTGCATGGGGATACCATCCCATGGATGAACTGTACAACGCAACATATTATTCAGCACTAAGTGAGCTTACGGCTGTTAAAAACGAACGGGTAATGTCTCTTCCATTTATGCCCTGCAACTGTGATAAGAGGCTGGAATACCCGATTGAAGTAATGGTTATTGCAAAAGCGGCATATCCCGAACTATTCGAGGACATCGAGCTTGAAGAATGGCTCATTGAATTCTACATGAACGTCTACGGCGTCGATCAGGCTACGGCAGAAGAACTTCTCTATGCACAATGGATGGAATGGTGTATCGAAGAATGA
- a CDS encoding ABC transporter ATP-binding protein encodes MLRVEDLHFSYDDLPVLSGISFSVNEGELCGLFGPNGCGKTTLFKCCLKFLKYHKGSVHMAGRDTAQQSIEELAKIVSYVPQEHKPPFPYLVREVVLMGRTPHLGGFFGVRRKDKEIALDALKKLEISDLAERPYNQLSGGQRQMVLMARAIAQDTPMMFLDEPTSALDFQNQMKIWETMKDIAAEGKTILACSHDPNHVSWFCDRVIVVSSRGIVADGSPEATISEEVLDLIYSDTCAVRKNGDVQIVMPRSIVKKSDASVQLSNDDEEYSQCEIIETKA; translated from the coding sequence ATGCTTCGTGTAGAAGACCTCCATTTCAGCTACGATGATCTCCCTGTCCTTTCAGGCATCTCTTTTTCCGTGAACGAGGGTGAACTCTGCGGACTTTTCGGGCCTAACGGGTGCGGAAAGACCACTTTGTTCAAATGCTGTCTAAAGTTCCTGAAATATCACAAAGGTTCCGTCCATATGGCAGGGAGAGACACAGCCCAACAATCCATAGAAGAACTTGCAAAGATCGTATCATATGTACCCCAGGAGCACAAGCCTCCCTTCCCTTATCTTGTCAGGGAGGTTGTCCTGATGGGGAGAACACCACACCTCGGCGGTTTTTTCGGGGTCAGGCGTAAGGACAAGGAGATTGCACTGGACGCCCTGAAAAAACTCGAAATTAGTGATCTCGCCGAGAGACCGTACAACCAGTTGTCCGGGGGACAGCGCCAGATGGTGCTTATGGCCAGGGCAATTGCACAGGATACGCCCATGATGTTTCTTGATGAACCCACATCTGCTCTTGATTTCCAGAACCAGATGAAGATCTGGGAGACCATGAAGGACATAGCAGCAGAAGGAAAGACAATCCTTGCCTGCAGCCACGATCCAAACCATGTGTCATGGTTCTGTGACAGGGTAATAGTAGTGTCCTCCCGGGGCATTGTCGCTGACGGTTCACCGGAGGCTACGATCAGTGAAGAGGTACTGGATCTCATCTATTCAGACACCTGCGCTGTCAGAAAGAACGGAGACGTCCAAATCGTGATGCCCCGGAGCATTGTGAAAAAGTCAGACGCATCCGTTCAGCTTTCAAATGACGATGAAGAGTACAGCCAATGTGAGATTATTGAAACAAAAGCATGA
- a CDS encoding YkgJ family cysteine cluster protein yields MASVNSINGIEKKTGELEEELRLLEEYDIEKLCSVIKEVGFSCTLCGKCCTKEFNGHVFLLDEDTERVRRIRQDAIVPAPFFELCDQNGNFYVSGYALKTKENGDCIFLKENRCTIYNDRFSICRIYPYMLHREYGEDGKLAWRQISGLNEHGEYNADIPDEDCLKAAKETITYEKAFLEKEIEFYSCALRHFTESGLKPVRKVYDQKIRAFQSGEPVTVFVHFRGKFEMHSIIKDDYTIRL; encoded by the coding sequence TTGGCCTCGGTAAACTCGATAAACGGAATTGAAAAGAAGACAGGAGAACTCGAAGAAGAGCTAAGGCTCCTTGAAGAATACGACATCGAAAAGCTTTGCTCGGTCATAAAGGAGGTCGGGTTCTCCTGCACCCTTTGCGGCAAGTGCTGTACGAAAGAGTTCAACGGACACGTTTTTTTACTTGATGAAGACACGGAGAGGGTCAGAAGAATCCGGCAGGATGCGATAGTCCCGGCACCCTTCTTCGAGCTCTGCGATCAAAACGGGAACTTCTACGTCTCCGGCTACGCCCTTAAGACGAAAGAGAACGGGGACTGCATCTTCCTAAAAGAGAACAGGTGTACCATTTACAACGACCGGTTCTCCATATGCAGGATCTACCCCTACATGCTCCACCGCGAATACGGCGAAGACGGGAAACTTGCATGGAGACAGATCTCAGGACTGAACGAGCACGGCGAATACAATGCCGACATCCCGGATGAAGACTGCCTGAAGGCCGCGAAGGAGACAATCACATACGAAAAGGCCTTCCTGGAAAAGGAGATCGAGTTCTACAGCTGTGCACTCAGGCATTTCACAGAATCAGGGCTTAAGCCTGTAAGAAAGGTATACGATCAAAAGATCAGGGCGTTTCAGTCCGGAGAGCCTGTAACGGTCTTCGTTCATTTCAGGGGAAAATTCGAGATGCACTCGATCATTAAGGATGATTACACCATCCGACTGTAA
- a CDS encoding class I SAM-dependent DNA methyltransferase — translation MKTYYGIDWNEIWNEVNGANIRCEAFGECATIWQSREEARGFLNNAIKNPERVQFILEKLPLSPGLRVLDIGSGPGTIAVPVAGQVDHVTGVEPSPGMADVMEEYAAEKGVDNLDIIRKRWEEIDLSTDLKGPYDLVFASYSLGMQDLNKSIRMMCDISSKWVYIFWISGTPSWEKGLIKLWPVLHGKEFCCTPQADIIYNVLYSMGIYPNIRVKEIESCNRFPDLISAVSQMSQVYNIENNEQEGILKDYLSEKLVKDKDGFALRETNTSTVIWWETGKTV, via the coding sequence ATGAAAACCTACTACGGTATCGACTGGAATGAGATCTGGAATGAAGTAAACGGCGCGAATATAAGGTGCGAAGCATTCGGGGAATGCGCCACAATCTGGCAAAGCAGGGAAGAAGCAAGAGGCTTTCTGAATAATGCAATAAAAAATCCAGAGCGTGTTCAATTCATCCTTGAAAAACTTCCTCTTTCACCCGGCTTAAGGGTTCTTGACATCGGGTCGGGCCCCGGAACGATCGCAGTGCCGGTTGCCGGCCAGGTTGACCATGTAACTGGTGTAGAGCCCTCGCCGGGAATGGCAGACGTCATGGAGGAATATGCAGCAGAAAAAGGCGTAGATAACCTTGATATAATTAGAAAACGCTGGGAAGAGATCGACCTTTCCACTGATCTCAAAGGGCCTTACGATCTCGTCTTTGCATCATATTCTCTCGGGATGCAGGACTTAAACAAATCCATCCGGATGATGTGTGATATATCCTCAAAATGGGTTTACATATTCTGGATCTCAGGCACTCCTTCATGGGAAAAGGGTCTAATAAAACTCTGGCCAGTGCTTCACGGAAAGGAATTCTGCTGCACCCCACAGGCCGACATAATCTATAACGTACTCTATTCGATGGGGATATACCCGAATATCAGGGTAAAAGAGATTGAAAGCTGCAACCGGTTCCCGGATCTCATTTCTGCAGTATCACAGATGAGTCAGGTCTACAACATTGAAAACAACGAACAGGAGGGAATTCTCAAGGATTATCTCAGTGAAAAACTTGTCAAAGACAAGGATGGTTTCGCACTCAGGGAAACAAACACGAGCACGGTCATCTGGTGGGAGACCGGAAAAACAGTATAA
- a CDS encoding class I SAM-dependent methyltransferase, with protein MDCNYIDWNEVWKQKYEKNIKSRGIGDCASIWDSKEKAKGFLARSKNNPDRIREFVDLLGPDKECSILDVGAGPGTLAVPLAELSGHVTAVEPSKGMADVMADYAAERGVSNLDIVRKKWEDVDPGMDLKESYDIVFASHSLGMPDIRESIEKMISVASGKICLFWFAGITAWEQRMTDLWPDLYKKEYSCGPKADVLFNLLYSMNIYPNVEPGLFTSDSVYPDYDTAFHDFKEQFKLSTPEQESILNNYLKKSLVKENCHFLFPGVTTGIRLWWEVER; from the coding sequence ATGGATTGCAATTATATCGACTGGAACGAGGTCTGGAAGCAGAAATACGAAAAAAACATCAAATCAAGAGGGATAGGTGATTGTGCATCGATCTGGGACTCTAAAGAGAAAGCAAAAGGATTTCTTGCCCGTTCAAAAAATAATCCCGATCGTATCAGGGAATTTGTCGATCTTCTGGGGCCGGATAAGGAATGCAGTATCCTTGATGTCGGCGCCGGACCGGGAACACTTGCAGTCCCGTTAGCCGAACTGTCCGGACATGTGACTGCAGTCGAACCTTCAAAAGGTATGGCGGATGTAATGGCCGATTATGCAGCTGAGAGAGGAGTCTCCAACCTTGACATTGTCAGGAAAAAATGGGAAGACGTAGATCCCGGCATGGATCTAAAAGAATCCTACGATATAGTATTCGCCTCGCATTCACTTGGGATGCCTGATATAAGGGAATCAATCGAGAAGATGATCTCGGTAGCGTCAGGGAAGATCTGTCTCTTCTGGTTCGCAGGAATCACAGCATGGGAACAGAGAATGACAGACCTCTGGCCTGACCTCTACAAAAAAGAGTACTCATGCGGGCCCAAGGCAGATGTTTTGTTCAATTTATTATATTCAATGAATATCTACCCTAATGTCGAGCCGGGACTTTTTACCAGTGACTCGGTATATCCGGACTACGACACCGCATTTCATGATTTTAAGGAACAATTCAAATTATCTACGCCTGAACAGGAATCGATATTAAACAATTACCTGAAAAAATCGCTTGTAAAGGAGAACTGTCACTTTTTATTCCCGGGTGTTACTACCGGGATCAGGCTCTGGTGGGAGGTAGAAAGATGA
- a CDS encoding ATP-binding protein, producing the protein MKIVICGKGGSGKSTIVALMAHEYARQNKNVLVVDTDESNMGLHSILGNDSPADLMKYFGGKPAITEKIMAAMPDPSKVKIFENTWTFEDLPKEYVSYKNGIRLIAIGKIHDFGEGCACPMGILANQFLENLSLGEDDIVITDTEAGIEHFGRGIDRHADFILLVLDPSNESIRLAEKISGMTKDLEIPLYFILNKTDPEISSIIKEQIVDPSLLIGEIPGDDEILKRGLRGVEMDIRNPYIEKITESLSSGI; encoded by the coding sequence ATGAAGATTGTAATCTGCGGAAAAGGGGGCAGCGGAAAGAGCACAATCGTCGCACTAATGGCCCACGAATACGCAAGGCAGAACAAGAACGTACTCGTCGTTGATACGGACGAATCCAATATGGGACTCCATTCCATACTCGGAAACGACTCCCCGGCGGATCTGATGAAATATTTTGGCGGGAAACCGGCAATTACTGAAAAAATAATGGCAGCGATGCCAGATCCCTCAAAAGTAAAAATTTTTGAGAATACATGGACGTTTGAGGATCTTCCCAAAGAATATGTCAGTTATAAAAACGGGATCCGGCTCATTGCAATTGGCAAGATTCATGATTTCGGAGAGGGGTGTGCATGCCCAATGGGTATTCTGGCAAACCAGTTTCTTGAAAACCTTTCCCTTGGAGAAGATGACATCGTCATCACCGACACTGAAGCAGGAATTGAACATTTCGGAAGAGGAATCGACCGGCACGCCGACTTCATCCTGCTTGTTCTTGATCCGTCCAACGAGTCGATCAGATTAGCCGAAAAGATATCAGGGATGACAAAGGATCTGGAGATTCCGCTGTACTTCATACTCAATAAAACAGATCCGGAGATCTCCTCTATAATAAAAGAACAGATCGTAGATCCTTCACTCTTAATCGGAGAAATCCCCGGAGATGACGAGATCCTGAAAAGAGGTCTAAGGGGTGTGGAAATGGACATCAGAAATCCGTATATTGAAAAAATAACGGAATCCCTGAGTTCCGGCATATAA
- a CDS encoding ABC transporter substrate-binding protein — MKNLLIIAMILAAAAIMCTGCTGQSDQTNVSGEDEKFRTVTDSRGEEVRVPADIERVVTISDGLVEGVMTVLGEEDKIVGVGSSCIQRNFNYTYPTTTDESYEYKDGMNPVTYLNKDWIMNITRVGESGSAINYETLAGLNPDVVIIRVGSCTMRSMDDEGVQKSIRTIESLRIPVVVLKAHPCFDEPDLTTISDEIEIIGSVFGKEEEASELADYLESLVDMVYERTKDIPESEKPTVLIFGASPKSRQSGGAGNVKGTDTIESYFIEEIVHAKNAYQEEGNSVIVSAEQVLAINPDVIVLGTSSGYHPPEELYSAPYYQDLQEISAVKNRKVSSFPWEPCNCAKRLEYPIDIMVIAKAAYPGLFEDIDLEDWLIDFYMNVYVVDQATAKELLSAQWMEWCVDKCIACG, encoded by the coding sequence ATGAAGAATTTACTTATTATAGCCATGATTCTGGCTGCCGCGGCTATAATGTGTACAGGGTGCACAGGCCAGTCAGATCAGACAAATGTTTCCGGTGAAGACGAAAAATTCAGGACAGTCACAGATTCGAGGGGAGAAGAAGTCAGGGTTCCGGCGGACATTGAACGGGTTGTCACCATATCGGACGGCCTTGTAGAAGGAGTCATGACAGTACTTGGAGAAGAGGACAAGATTGTCGGTGTCGGGTCATCCTGCATACAGAGAAACTTCAATTATACTTACCCCACGACAACCGACGAGAGTTATGAATATAAAGACGGCATGAACCCCGTGACCTATCTCAACAAAGACTGGATCATGAATATTACAAGAGTAGGGGAATCAGGCTCGGCAATAAACTATGAAACCCTGGCCGGGCTGAATCCTGATGTTGTAATTATTCGTGTCGGTTCATGTACCATGCGATCAATGGATGACGAAGGAGTTCAGAAATCGATCCGGACGATAGAGTCCCTTAGAATTCCCGTAGTGGTGCTCAAAGCACATCCATGCTTTGACGAACCTGACCTTACAACAATATCGGACGAGATAGAGATCATAGGATCGGTATTTGGAAAGGAAGAGGAAGCCTCCGAGCTGGCCGATTACCTCGAATCCCTGGTGGACATGGTCTATGAGAGGACAAAGGATATTCCAGAATCCGAAAAACCGACAGTCCTCATATTCGGGGCGTCACCAAAATCAAGGCAGAGCGGGGGCGCCGGAAATGTCAAAGGAACAGACACGATTGAATCCTATTTCATTGAAGAGATCGTTCATGCGAAGAACGCCTACCAGGAAGAGGGTAATTCCGTAATCGTCTCGGCCGAACAGGTGCTCGCCATCAACCCTGATGTCATCGTCCTCGGAACATCGTCCGGCTACCACCCTCCCGAAGAACTTTACTCAGCACCATATTACCAGGACCTGCAGGAAATTTCGGCCGTTAAGAACAGGAAAGTATCCTCTTTCCCGTGGGAGCCCTGTAACTGCGCAAAGAGACTTGAATACCCCATCGATATCATGGTTATTGCAAAAGCGGCATATCCCGGACTATTCGAGGATATAGATCTTGAAGACTGGTTAATTGATTTCTACATGAATGTCTACGTCGTGGATCAGGCTACGGCGAAAGAACTGCTCTCCGCACAATGGATGGAATGGTGTGTTGATAAATGCATTGCCTGCGGGTGA